The following coding sequences are from one Sandaracinaceae bacterium window:
- a CDS encoding 50S ribosomal protein L11 methyltransferase yields MWAFAWAAGAALARHLLDHPELVRGLDVIDFGAGSGIAGLAAARAGARSVVCVDLDPEALVACAANAALNGLTVATATTRPARWDVALAADVLYERSNAPILTELAACEAVTLVGESNRPGTPRVSASALAVYDVRTFPDVDVPVTRAAIYRFEGGLGFEPG; encoded by the coding sequence ATGTGGGCCTTCGCCTGGGCGGCGGGCGCGGCCCTGGCGCGGCACCTGCTGGACCACCCGGAGCTCGTGCGTGGGCTCGACGTGATCGACTTCGGCGCAGGCTCGGGCATCGCGGGGCTGGCGGCGGCGCGCGCCGGGGCGCGGTCCGTGGTGTGCGTGGACCTCGACCCGGAGGCGCTGGTGGCTTGCGCTGCGAACGCCGCGCTCAACGGGCTCACGGTCGCCACGGCGACGACGCGGCCGGCTCGCTGGGACGTCGCGCTCGCGGCCGACGTGCTCTACGAGCGCAGCAACGCGCCGATCCTCACCGAGCTGGCCGCATGCGAGGCGGTCACGCTGGTGGGCGAGTCCAACCGCCCTGGCACGCCGCGCGTGTCAGCCAGCGCGCTCGCCGTCTATGATGTACGCACCTTCCCGGACGTGGACGTGCCGGTGACGCGCGCAGCGATCTACCGCTTCGAGGGCGGTCTCGGCTTTGAACCCGGATAG
- a CDS encoding N-6 DNA methylase produces MVAPEGEHVTSIKELAARIASRDNPRTEATLQADIRQLLLDHRLGLTDDVLLEPQAGEGRRIDVEVGSTVIEVKKDLRSPAVLRDAVKQLRGYVRAREAASDRRYVGVLTDGAEWRCYHLRQDELHETGSSLTVSPTKPDVDALLIWLEGVLATARDIKPTPEEIYARLGVGSSSHSLDRASLADLYEQHRDDPVVRTKRLLWARLLETALGTQFQDSDDLFVEHTLLVNTAEIIAHAVLGLSPEHLAPRSLLSGAKFDEAGVHGVVESDFFDWVVDVPKGDSFVRTLARRIARFDWRAVEHDVLKVLYESVISAETRKKLGEYYTPDWLAQKVVETAVPAPLTTRALDPSCGSGTFLFHMVRRYLAAGDKAGHTMAQQLDGVTRNVVGMDLHPVAVTLARVTYLLAIGPERLAAERNPLRVPVFLGDSMQWRNARSSLWSAHELRVPVNDQRELTESEFVFPQSLLADPAAFDDLVSQLADRASRGRKHGARPSLNALFLNLAIPEDARPAITATFHLMCRLHDEGRDHIWGYYIRNLARPEWLARPENHVDVLVGNPPWLAFRHMPEDMQADFRSMSEARGLWHGKKYATNQDLSALFVVRAMELYLRREGGRFAFVMPSAVLDRGQYEGFRSGTYAGAQDQLNLQVALDPPWDLREVRPHFFPISASVVFGARAKTASPMPEAGERWVGKLQKTNATWPAVERFIRREASHTERGEAEVRSPYHPRFRQGATIVPRVLFMVEPMSAGPLGQVKNRVSVRSARSANEKAPWKSLPSHEAVVESEFVFRIHLGETVLPFRALEPMQAVLPIERKGILEDAKIEGYPALNAWWTRANQVWEANRSSERLTLSQQLDYHGKLRGQLPVGAERVAYTKSGMHLAAARVSDPRAIIDHTLYWAAVATAEEGRYLCAILNAVVVTERVRPLMAYGKDERHIDKYVWSLPIPMFDPANALHQRIAVLGRDAEEFVAQVGIGTQHFARQRRLVRDLLAESDVGRAIELAVTQLLDAPGSSQAALADPTEANITALLEAGRTAEARALAAGTRWEAALAPPLTKAAETASATGDLPANLHWVAENATAYRAKWVALKAGSLVASGSSLATLQQELRGRVDRAELTLMQVPA; encoded by the coding sequence ATGGTCGCGCCCGAAGGTGAGCACGTGACATCGATCAAAGAGCTGGCGGCCCGGATCGCCTCGAGAGACAACCCGCGCACCGAAGCGACGCTGCAGGCGGACATCCGTCAGCTGTTGCTCGACCACCGGCTGGGCCTCACGGACGACGTCTTGCTCGAGCCACAGGCGGGCGAGGGGCGCCGCATCGACGTGGAGGTCGGCTCCACCGTCATCGAGGTCAAGAAGGACCTTCGCAGCCCCGCTGTGTTGCGTGACGCGGTCAAGCAGCTGCGCGGCTACGTGCGCGCCCGCGAGGCGGCCTCCGACCGCCGCTACGTCGGGGTGCTGACCGACGGGGCGGAGTGGCGCTGCTATCACCTGCGCCAGGACGAGCTGCACGAGACGGGCAGCTCGCTGACCGTCAGCCCCACGAAGCCGGATGTGGACGCGCTGCTCATCTGGCTCGAGGGCGTGCTGGCCACGGCGCGCGACATCAAGCCCACGCCTGAAGAAATCTACGCGCGCCTCGGTGTGGGCAGCAGCTCTCACAGCCTGGACCGCGCGAGCCTCGCGGACCTCTACGAGCAGCACCGCGACGACCCAGTCGTCCGCACGAAGCGTCTGCTCTGGGCGCGCTTGCTCGAGACCGCTCTCGGCACGCAGTTCCAAGACAGCGACGACCTCTTTGTCGAGCACACGTTGCTGGTGAACACGGCCGAGATCATCGCGCATGCCGTGTTGGGGCTCTCCCCGGAGCACTTGGCGCCGCGCTCGTTGCTCTCGGGCGCCAAGTTCGACGAGGCCGGTGTCCACGGCGTGGTCGAGTCCGACTTCTTCGACTGGGTGGTGGACGTCCCGAAGGGCGACTCGTTCGTGCGCACCCTCGCCCGGCGCATCGCGCGCTTCGACTGGCGCGCGGTCGAGCACGACGTCCTGAAGGTGCTCTACGAGTCGGTCATCTCGGCGGAGACAAGGAAGAAGCTGGGCGAGTACTACACACCCGACTGGCTCGCGCAGAAGGTGGTGGAGACGGCGGTCCCTGCGCCGCTGACCACGCGCGCGCTCGACCCGTCGTGTGGCTCCGGGACCTTCCTCTTCCACATGGTGCGTCGTTATCTGGCGGCTGGTGATAAGGCCGGGCACACCATGGCGCAGCAGCTCGACGGCGTGACGCGCAACGTGGTGGGCATGGACCTGCACCCGGTGGCGGTCACGCTGGCGCGCGTCACCTACTTGCTCGCCATCGGCCCCGAGCGCTTGGCGGCGGAGCGAAACCCGCTGCGCGTGCCCGTGTTCCTGGGCGACTCCATGCAGTGGCGCAACGCCCGCTCCTCGCTGTGGTCCGCCCACGAGCTGCGCGTTCCCGTCAACGATCAGCGGGAGCTGACGGAGTCCGAGTTCGTGTTTCCCCAGAGCTTGCTGGCCGACCCGGCCGCCTTCGATGACCTGGTGTCCCAGCTAGCCGACCGCGCGTCGAGGGGACGCAAGCACGGGGCACGGCCTTCGCTCAACGCTCTGTTCCTGAACCTCGCCATCCCGGAAGACGCGCGGCCTGCCATCACCGCCACCTTCCACCTGATGTGTCGCCTGCACGACGAGGGCCGCGACCACATCTGGGGCTACTACATCCGCAATCTCGCGCGCCCCGAGTGGCTCGCGCGGCCCGAGAACCACGTGGACGTGCTGGTGGGCAACCCGCCCTGGCTCGCGTTCCGACACATGCCCGAAGACATGCAGGCGGACTTTCGCTCCATGAGCGAGGCGCGCGGTCTCTGGCATGGGAAGAAATACGCCACCAATCAGGACCTTTCGGCGCTCTTCGTGGTGCGCGCCATGGAACTCTACCTGCGGCGCGAGGGCGGACGCTTCGCCTTCGTGATGCCGAGCGCCGTGCTGGACCGGGGCCAATACGAAGGCTTTCGTAGTGGCACCTACGCGGGGGCCCAGGACCAGCTGAACCTGCAGGTAGCGCTCGACCCGCCGTGGGACCTCCGCGAGGTGCGGCCCCACTTCTTCCCCATCTCCGCTTCGGTCGTGTTCGGGGCGCGAGCAAAGACGGCGTCACCGATGCCGGAGGCCGGAGAGCGCTGGGTAGGCAAGCTGCAGAAGACGAACGCCACCTGGCCGGCGGTGGAGAGATTCATTCGTCGCGAGGCCAGCCACACCGAGCGGGGCGAGGCCGAGGTGCGCTCGCCCTATCATCCGCGCTTCCGGCAAGGCGCGACCATAGTCCCACGCGTGCTCTTCATGGTGGAGCCGATGTCTGCGGGTCCCCTTGGTCAGGTGAAGAACCGGGTCTCAGTACGCTCGGCGCGCAGTGCGAACGAGAAGGCGCCCTGGAAGTCGTTGCCCTCGCACGAGGCGGTGGTCGAGAGTGAGTTCGTGTTTCGCATCCACCTCGGAGAGACGGTGCTGCCGTTTCGCGCTCTCGAACCGATGCAGGCTGTGCTGCCCATCGAACGGAAGGGAATCCTAGAGGACGCGAAGATCGAGGGGTACCCCGCGCTGAACGCGTGGTGGACCCGAGCCAATCAGGTCTGGGAGGCGAATCGATCGAGCGAGCGACTCACGCTGTCGCAGCAGCTCGACTATCACGGAAAGCTGCGGGGTCAGCTGCCGGTGGGAGCTGAGCGCGTAGCGTACACCAAGTCTGGGATGCACCTCGCTGCCGCGAGAGTCTCCGATCCCCGCGCCATCATCGACCACACGCTCTACTGGGCAGCGGTCGCCACCGCAGAAGAGGGACGCTACCTCTGCGCCATCCTGAATGCGGTTGTCGTTACGGAGCGGGTTCGTCCACTGATGGCTTACGGGAAAGATGAGCGCCACATCGACAAGTACGTGTGGTCGCTGCCCATCCCCATGTTCGACCCCGCGAACGCGCTTCACCAGCGCATCGCCGTGCTCGGGCGCGACGCCGAGGAGTTCGTTGCCCAGGTGGGCATCGGCACCCAGCACTTCGCACGTCAGCGACGCCTTGTCCGTGATCTGCTCGCGGAGAGCGATGTGGGTCGCGCCATCGAGTTGGCGGTGACGCAACTCTTGGACGCTCCTGGCTCCTCTCAGGCTGCGTTGGCTGATCCGACGGAGGCCAACATCACCGCGCTGCTCGAAGCCGGGCGCACCGCGGAAGCCCGCGCGCTCGCGGCTGGGACGCGCTGGGAGGCTGCCCTCGCCCCGCCGCTTACGAAGGCAGCCGAGACGGCTTCTGCCACCGGTGACCTGCCTGCGAACCTCCACTGGGTGGCCGAGAACGCGACCGCCTACCGCGCCAAATGGGTGGCGCTCAAGGCTGGGTCTCTGGTGGCGTCAGGGAGCTCGCTCGCTACGCTGCAGCAGGAGCTTCGGGGTCGCG